The Chryseobacterium aureum genome contains a region encoding:
- a CDS encoding Plug and carboxypeptidase regulatory-like domain-containing protein — MKKNISLFLMLFFTVLTFAQKTVSGKITDDDGVAIPSASVTIEEPGKDAILAYGITNSKGEYKVTFTSAESNVDLKVKAFNQKPLTQQISNSDQTLNFKMKSEATEIKEVQLKTKMITARGDTISYDLKAFNSKNDRTLADVMKKIPGIEVNTDGTILYQGNAINKFYVNGKDLMEGGYGTINNSLPKDAVQKVEVLENHQPVKILQDKVPSDQAAINIKLKNSVTMTGRGEVGTGFGDPWLWNVKLTPMFFGQKSQWVVNYKTNNMGEQVENEGNILAFGSAWEGKRTNISQNNWLNVENASTPDLPVKRYLMNSVHYLSANYLTNIDKKKEWELKANANYTNNAVERESNSVTRDIQQGTQYNTRFLNNFYTDKLKGELIFTKNAKKGFFKNTTTFSQYWNADRAFAERNDKQGYRIGNEALESPTTSFQNSLSTIIPWKEKMVNFKSYISYQDDRQTLEISPANYLQFPYRDSLKGPLKTIDFAPGSTALQYFRIKSLDTSHSANISFTTKGWTFTPQVGFDLSTDNLTTNFDGSTVNNKPDFAGLAYENDLKFTRINPSASVGINYKSESWSLFSSFPVNFNNIKAEDAFRNVSKSLSKTTFTPNIFAQYSFASFFKASVNAGISNNFGDIQTAYAGYILTSPGGFNVMNPKNPIPETNTKNGGLRLEYRNPLNNLFFNVGYRLTDTKNNLLASSAVNELGFSVIEYIESENKRTNNSLYAEIGKYFPKFKTNASVTFNDTSSKSQSRRNDQDIDTKNNGNTLGFKFNNTYFSWMSVDFNMTKSWNKQSNGIIQNDLGKTESYTHNLNVFFYPLENHTIGFYWDQINSKLGDTKLNNGFFDVSYQFSWAKKKVDFELKWMNIANRKVFERINVGDATITQTTMQLRPSQVMFTVKFNFK; from the coding sequence ATGAAAAAAAATATTTCTTTATTTCTGATGCTTTTCTTTACTGTGCTTACTTTTGCGCAGAAAACAGTTTCAGGAAAGATCACTGATGATGATGGGGTTGCCATACCAAGCGCCAGTGTGACGATAGAAGAACCTGGGAAAGATGCTATTCTGGCGTACGGAATTACCAATTCCAAAGGAGAATATAAGGTTACTTTCACTTCCGCAGAATCCAATGTAGACCTTAAAGTGAAAGCATTCAATCAGAAGCCCCTTACTCAGCAGATCAGCAACAGTGACCAGACCCTGAATTTCAAAATGAAGTCTGAAGCTACAGAAATTAAAGAAGTACAGCTGAAAACAAAAATGATTACCGCAAGAGGAGATACTATTTCTTATGATCTTAAAGCATTCAACAGTAAAAATGACAGAACGCTGGCAGATGTAATGAAAAAAATTCCGGGAATTGAAGTGAATACGGACGGAACCATTCTTTATCAGGGTAATGCCATCAATAAATTCTATGTGAATGGAAAAGACCTTATGGAAGGTGGCTATGGAACCATCAACAACTCCCTTCCTAAAGATGCTGTACAGAAAGTAGAAGTTCTTGAAAACCACCAGCCGGTAAAAATCCTCCAGGATAAAGTACCTTCAGATCAGGCAGCCATCAATATCAAACTGAAAAACTCCGTTACCATGACAGGGAGAGGAGAAGTAGGAACTGGCTTTGGAGATCCATGGCTCTGGAATGTAAAACTAACTCCCATGTTTTTCGGGCAGAAAAGCCAGTGGGTAGTTAATTACAAAACCAATAACATGGGTGAACAGGTGGAAAATGAAGGAAATATTCTGGCATTTGGAAGCGCATGGGAAGGAAAAAGAACGAATATTTCACAGAATAACTGGCTGAATGTAGAAAATGCCAGTACCCCGGACCTTCCTGTAAAAAGATATTTGATGAACAGTGTTCATTACCTGTCAGCCAATTACCTTACCAATATTGATAAGAAGAAAGAATGGGAACTTAAAGCCAACGCAAATTATACCAATAATGCAGTGGAAAGAGAGTCAAACAGTGTTACCAGAGATATCCAGCAGGGAACACAGTACAATACCCGATTTCTGAACAATTTCTACACAGATAAACTGAAAGGAGAACTCATCTTTACTAAAAATGCTAAAAAAGGGTTCTTTAAAAATACAACCACATTTTCTCAGTACTGGAATGCAGACCGAGCTTTTGCTGAAAGAAATGATAAACAAGGTTACAGAATAGGAAATGAAGCTTTAGAATCGCCTACCACATCTTTCCAGAACTCATTAAGCACAATAATTCCGTGGAAAGAAAAAATGGTGAATTTTAAATCTTATATAAGTTATCAGGATGATAGACAGACATTAGAAATTAGCCCTGCTAATTACCTTCAGTTTCCTTATAGAGATTCGCTTAAAGGTCCTTTAAAAACAATAGATTTTGCGCCGGGAAGTACAGCGTTACAGTATTTCAGAATCAAGTCCTTAGATACGTCACATTCTGCAAATATCAGTTTCACTACAAAAGGATGGACCTTTACGCCACAGGTAGGATTTGACCTGTCAACAGATAACCTTACCACCAACTTTGATGGAAGCACTGTTAATAATAAACCGGATTTTGCAGGCTTAGCTTATGAAAATGATTTAAAATTCACAAGAATCAATCCATCTGCATCCGTAGGAATTAATTATAAATCTGAATCATGGAGTCTTTTTTCAAGTTTCCCGGTAAACTTCAATAATATTAAGGCTGAAGATGCTTTCCGAAATGTTTCCAAATCATTAAGTAAAACAACCTTTACACCCAATATTTTTGCTCAATATTCATTTGCTTCATTCTTTAAAGCCAGCGTGAATGCAGGAATAAGCAATAATTTTGGAGATATACAGACGGCTTATGCAGGGTATATCCTGACAAGTCCGGGAGGATTTAATGTAATGAATCCTAAAAATCCGATCCCTGAAACCAATACAAAAAATGGAGGACTCCGATTAGAATACAGAAATCCTCTGAACAATCTGTTTTTTAACGTGGGCTACAGGTTAACTGATACAAAAAACAATTTACTCGCCTCAAGCGCTGTCAATGAATTAGGATTTAGTGTTATTGAGTATATAGAAAGTGAAAATAAAAGAACAAACAATAGCCTGTATGCAGAAATTGGAAAGTATTTTCCAAAATTCAAAACCAATGCTTCAGTAACATTTAATGATACAAGTTCAAAATCACAGTCCAGAAGAAATGATCAGGATATTGACACCAAAAATAATGGGAATACATTAGGATTTAAATTCAACAATACCTATTTCTCATGGATGAGTGTTGATTTTAATATGACCAAATCATGGAATAAACAAAGTAATGGAATCATCCAGAATGATCTTGGAAAAACCGAATCTTACACTCATAACTTAAATGTATTCTTTTATCCTTTAGAAAATCATACCATTGGTTTTTACTGGGACCAGATCAATTCAAAACTGGGAGATACAAAACTAAACAATGGATTTTTTGATGTTTCATACCAATTCAGCTGGGCTAAGAAAAAAGTTGACTTTGAATTGAAATGGATGAACATTGCAAACAGAAAAGTATTTGAAAGAATAAATGTCGGAGATGCTACCATTACACAAACAACCATGCAGCTCCGCCCTAGCCAGGTCATGTTTACAGTAAAATTCAACTTTAAATAA
- a CDS encoding cupin-like domain-containing protein, whose amino-acid sequence MGIILKPIDIVEDISKEEFYEKYLKPRRPVVIRNMAKNWPAYQKWTMEYMKEVVGDVEVPLYDSSKADPSAPINAAAAKMKFGDYIDLIQREPTDLRIFLFDPIKYAPKLLEDYISPKDLMGGFLDKYPNMFFGGKGSVTFLHFDIDMAHIFHTHFNGRKHILLFDYKWKERLYQIPYATYALEDYDIENPDFTKFPALDGVEGIECYLEHGDTLFMPTGWWHWMKYLDGSFSISLRAWDKSWAVKAHSLWNLTVQRKFDDIMKSNFKKSYMDWKEKMAIKRAEMALKRGLPK is encoded by the coding sequence ATGGGAATTATTTTAAAGCCTATAGATATTGTAGAAGACATTTCAAAAGAAGAATTCTACGAAAAATATCTGAAGCCTAGAAGGCCCGTTGTCATCAGGAATATGGCAAAAAACTGGCCGGCTTACCAAAAATGGACGATGGAATATATGAAGGAGGTTGTAGGAGATGTGGAGGTACCTCTGTATGACAGTTCAAAGGCAGACCCGTCTGCACCCATCAATGCTGCTGCGGCAAAAATGAAGTTCGGAGATTATATTGATCTTATTCAGCGTGAGCCCACTGACCTCAGAATATTCCTTTTTGATCCTATAAAATATGCTCCCAAACTGCTGGAAGATTATATTTCTCCCAAAGATCTTATGGGAGGCTTCCTGGATAAATATCCCAATATGTTCTTTGGCGGAAAGGGATCTGTAACTTTCCTTCACTTTGATATTGATATGGCTCATATTTTCCATACCCATTTCAACGGAAGAAAGCATATTCTTCTTTTTGATTATAAGTGGAAAGAAAGGTTATATCAGATTCCCTATGCTACGTACGCACTGGAGGATTATGATATTGAAAATCCTGACTTCACAAAGTTTCCTGCGCTGGATGGCGTAGAAGGAATTGAATGTTACCTTGAGCATGGAGACACTTTATTCATGCCTACAGGATGGTGGCACTGGATGAAATACCTGGATGGAAGTTTCTCTATTTCATTAAGAGCCTGGGACAAATCATGGGCAGTAAAAGCACATTCTTTATGGAATCTCACCGTACAGCGTAAATTTGACGATATTATGAAGTCCAATTTCAAAAAGAGTTATATGGACTGGAAAGAGAAAATGGCGATTAAAAGAGCAGAAATGGCTTTAAAAAGAGGCTTACCAAAATAA
- a CDS encoding M14 family metallopeptidase, translated as MKLKYLLFTLSSTLFLAQKSFQTPFEKGNGNQTVTYDEMNSYYQDLAKNFNTIQYLKKGEDDNGKPIYVVVYNPFPEKDLEKLRKDKAILFVNNGIHPGEPDGIDATMMLMRDLAAKKIKTPQNFIIAAVSAYNVSGMLNRGSYSRANQNGPEQYGFRGNARNYDLNRDFIKADSKNARSFQEIYQWLKPDVFIDNHVSNGADYQYTFTYISTFKERLGNILGNYFYNDYQAKNLEDMKKLGYESTPYVNIHGDVPEVGFASFEDSPRYSTGYASLFNSLGTVPETHMLKPYDKRVDATYKYMLVNLQNLDKDYQKIKQLRLENLKQYQAGKQYGIRWKIDSTKFSTMDFKGYEGQYKPSEVSGKQRLYYDRNKPFTKNIKLFTTAVPTGYITIPEYYVIPQSQYRVIEEFKRNKIQMKPIQKDSTMAVESYKIKDFKTVKNPYEGHYLHFETTVDASHKNLTFTAGDYLVPTNQPGVKYIIETLEPEALDSFFNWNFFDGILAQKEYYSAYIFEDTAAELLKKDKKLKEAFEAAKASDKKLSEDGDAQLDWVYRHSPYFEEKTFRQYPAYRVL; from the coding sequence ATGAAACTCAAATATCTTTTGTTCACCCTGAGTTCAACTTTGTTTTTGGCTCAAAAATCATTTCAGACCCCTTTTGAAAAAGGAAATGGGAACCAGACGGTTACCTATGATGAAATGAATAGCTATTATCAGGATCTGGCGAAAAATTTTAATACCATTCAGTACCTGAAAAAAGGAGAAGATGACAACGGCAAGCCCATTTATGTGGTGGTTTACAACCCTTTTCCTGAAAAAGACCTTGAAAAATTAAGAAAAGATAAAGCCATTCTCTTCGTAAATAACGGTATTCATCCCGGGGAACCGGACGGAATAGATGCTACCATGATGCTGATGAGGGATCTTGCCGCTAAAAAGATTAAAACGCCGCAGAATTTTATCATTGCTGCTGTTTCTGCCTATAATGTAAGTGGAATGCTCAATAGAGGATCTTATTCCAGAGCCAATCAAAACGGTCCGGAACAGTACGGTTTCAGAGGAAATGCCAGGAATTATGACCTGAACAGGGATTTTATCAAGGCAGATTCTAAAAATGCCAGAAGTTTCCAGGAAATCTATCAATGGCTGAAGCCCGATGTTTTCATTGATAACCATGTAAGCAACGGAGCAGATTATCAATACACATTTACCTATATTTCTACCTTTAAAGAACGTTTGGGGAACATTCTCGGGAACTATTTTTACAATGACTATCAGGCTAAAAATCTTGAGGATATGAAGAAACTCGGGTACGAAAGTACTCCTTATGTCAATATTCACGGAGATGTTCCCGAAGTAGGATTTGCCTCATTTGAAGACTCTCCGCGGTATTCCACAGGGTATGCCTCTCTTTTCAACTCCTTAGGAACCGTTCCCGAAACCCATATGCTGAAACCCTATGACAAAAGAGTGGATGCTACGTACAAATACATGCTGGTTAACCTGCAGAATTTAGATAAAGACTATCAAAAGATAAAGCAGCTCCGCCTCGAGAATTTAAAACAATATCAGGCAGGAAAGCAATATGGTATCCGCTGGAAAATAGATTCCACAAAGTTTTCTACCATGGATTTTAAGGGCTATGAAGGACAATACAAACCCAGTGAAGTCTCCGGGAAACAAAGGCTGTATTATGATAGGAATAAACCTTTCACAAAGAATATTAAGCTTTTCACAACTGCTGTTCCTACGGGTTATATTACCATTCCGGAATATTATGTAATTCCACAGTCGCAGTACCGCGTGATTGAAGAATTTAAAAGAAATAAAATTCAGATGAAACCGATACAGAAAGACAGCACGATGGCGGTTGAATCTTATAAAATCAAAGACTTTAAAACCGTTAAAAACCCTTATGAAGGCCACTATCTGCATTTTGAAACAACAGTTGACGCTTCCCACAAGAATCTGACATTTACAGCTGGTGATTATCTTGTTCCTACGAATCAGCCAGGAGTGAAATACATTATAGAAACCCTTGAACCTGAGGCATTAGACTCATTTTTCAACTGGAATTTCTTTGACGGAATCCTGGCACAGAAAGAATATTATTCCGCCTATATCTTTGAGGATACAGCTGCTGAACTTCTGAAAAAGGATAAAAAACTGAAAGAAGCTTTTGAAGCGGCAAAAGCATCGGATAAAAAGTTATCTGAAGACGGAGATGCACAGCTGGATTGGGTGTACAGGCATTCTCCTTATTTTGAAGAAAAAACATTCAGACAGTATCCTGCTTACAGGGTGTTGTAA
- a CDS encoding metallophosphoesterase family protein yields MSRTLVIGDIHGGFKALLQVLDRAAVTQDDQLIFLGDYVDGWSESSQIIQFLLELSEKQKCIFIKGNHDAWCEDWLSLGQKPDVWLFNGGKSTIESYADHSLEELDNHLEFFQRMNNYHIDDQNRLFIHAGYASMHGPEKEVYSSNYRWDRTLWETAVAMDKKLDKNSELYPKRLLLYKEIFIGHTPTLDIGIKIPAHKANIWNMDTGAAYTGSLSIMDIDTKQFWQSDPLPSLYPSENGRN; encoded by the coding sequence ATGAGCAGAACACTAGTCATAGGAGACATTCACGGAGGCTTTAAAGCCTTACTGCAGGTGCTGGATAGAGCAGCTGTGACGCAAGATGATCAACTGATCTTTCTCGGGGATTATGTAGACGGATGGAGTGAATCCTCACAAATTATACAGTTCTTACTGGAGCTTTCCGAAAAACAAAAATGCATTTTCATTAAAGGAAACCATGATGCATGGTGCGAAGACTGGCTTTCATTAGGGCAAAAACCTGATGTATGGCTTTTCAATGGAGGAAAAAGCACCATAGAAAGTTATGCCGATCATTCTCTTGAAGAATTGGATAATCACCTCGAATTCTTTCAAAGGATGAACAATTATCATATTGATGATCAGAACCGGCTGTTTATTCATGCCGGATATGCCTCCATGCACGGCCCTGAAAAAGAAGTGTACTCCAGCAATTACCGCTGGGACAGGACCCTCTGGGAAACCGCTGTAGCAATGGATAAAAAACTGGATAAAAATTCAGAATTATATCCCAAAAGGCTGCTTCTGTACAAAGAAATATTCATCGGGCATACCCCTACGCTCGATATAGGAATTAAAATCCCGGCCCATAAAGCCAATATCTGGAATATGGACACGGGAGCGGCCTATACCGGATCTTTATCCATCATGGATATTGACACTAAACAGTTCTGGCAAAGCGATCCGCTTCCATCCTTGTACCCCAGTGAAAATGGAAGGAATTAA
- a CDS encoding RNA 2'-phosphotransferase: MNEIEKKKISKFLSLILRHQPETIGLKLDENGWADVEELRAKSAKRKIYFNPEELDEVVETNNKKRFAFNEDKTMIRASQGHSIDIDLDLEAKQPPEYLYHGTAETNIPSILEKGIEKRTRQHVHLSADKETAAKVGMRHGKPVILTIRTGTMHQEGLSFYQSANGVWLTDFVDAKYISK; this comes from the coding sequence ATGAACGAAATAGAAAAGAAAAAAATAAGCAAATTTTTAAGCCTGATCCTACGGCATCAGCCGGAAACAATCGGTCTGAAATTAGATGAAAACGGCTGGGCAGATGTAGAAGAGCTGAGAGCGAAATCAGCCAAAAGAAAAATATATTTTAATCCCGAAGAATTGGATGAGGTTGTAGAAACCAATAACAAAAAACGTTTTGCCTTTAATGAAGATAAAACCATGATCCGGGCAAGTCAGGGGCATTCTATTGACATAGACCTGGACCTGGAAGCGAAACAGCCTCCTGAATATCTCTATCACGGAACAGCAGAAACCAACATCCCTTCTATTTTAGAAAAAGGAATTGAAAAAAGAACCCGTCAGCATGTACACTTAAGTGCTGATAAAGAGACCGCTGCAAAGGTCGGAATGAGACACGGCAAACCTGTGATTCTTACCATTAGAACAGGAACAATGCATCAGGAAGGTTTATCTTTCTACCAGTCCGCAAATGGAGTATGGCTGACAGATTTTGTAGACGCAAAATATATTTCAAAATGA
- a CDS encoding ADP-ribosylglycohydrolase family protein, whose translation MENKVKAGIMGVCIGDALGVPVEFKKREDLKRVPVTKMLEYMSWNQPKGTWSDDSSLTFCLAEELTKGYDLEKIGQSFVKWNKYGHWTAHGRLFDIGGTTRHALARLIKGESARFSGNIFEEDNGNGSLMRILPIAFYLENENDVQKLYLTVKEVSAITHGHFRSVFACFIYVIFAIQLLKGKRKREAYMHTQNVALKYAEEQGFNPDEIELFQRILKNDISQYPEDEIKSGGYVLHSLEASLWCFLNSESYSEAVLKAVNLGEDTDTTGAITGGIAGIYYGYENIPQEWIAELLRKDDIEELCEKLHQKLMN comes from the coding sequence ATGGAAAACAAAGTAAAAGCCGGAATTATGGGCGTCTGTATTGGAGATGCGCTTGGAGTTCCGGTGGAATTTAAAAAAAGAGAAGACTTAAAACGTGTTCCGGTGACAAAAATGCTGGAATACATGTCCTGGAATCAGCCTAAAGGAACCTGGAGTGACGACAGCTCTCTTACATTTTGTCTTGCAGAAGAGCTTACCAAAGGCTACGATTTGGAAAAAATAGGGCAAAGCTTTGTGAAATGGAATAAATACGGTCATTGGACAGCCCATGGAAGACTTTTTGATATTGGAGGAACAACAAGACACGCTCTGGCAAGATTAATTAAAGGTGAAAGTGCCCGATTTTCAGGAAATATTTTTGAAGAAGACAATGGAAATGGTTCTTTAATGAGAATTCTTCCTATTGCTTTTTATCTTGAAAATGAAAATGATGTTCAGAAACTCTATCTGACGGTAAAAGAAGTCTCAGCAATAACTCACGGGCATTTCCGTTCTGTTTTTGCCTGTTTTATCTATGTTATTTTTGCTATTCAATTGTTGAAAGGGAAGAGAAAAAGAGAAGCATACATGCATACACAAAATGTTGCATTGAAATATGCTGAAGAACAGGGTTTTAATCCAGATGAAATTGAGCTTTTCCAAAGAATTCTCAAAAATGATATTTCCCAATATCCTGAAGATGAAATTAAGAGTGGTGGATATGTTCTCCACAGCCTTGAAGCCTCTCTATGGTGTTTCCTCAACTCAGAAAGCTATTCTGAAGCAGTTTTAAAAGCAGTAAATCTGGGAGAGGATACCGATACAACAGGAGCCATCACAGGAGGTATTGCTGGAATTTATTATGGATATGAAAATATTCCACAAGAATGGATTGCTGAGCTGTTGAGGAAAGATGATATTGAAGAACTCTGTGAGAAATTACATCAAAAATTAATGAACTAA
- a CDS encoding SIR2 family NAD-dependent protein deacylase — protein sequence MKKLTILSGAGISAESGIKTFRDGDGLWENHNVTDVASPEGWRKDRALVLEFYNQRRRQLHEVQPNEAHQLLAELEQHFDVQIITQNIDDLHERAGSTNILHIHGELFKSCSCNNKALVYEQKEDINIGDKAEDGAQLRPFIVWFGEDVPLYHTAREMVKEANILLVIGTSLQVYPAAGLIHDIKDDCLLIVINPNETGFGYGQRAVVMKETATQGMKLLFDKLVNLA from the coding sequence ATGAAAAAACTAACCATATTAAGCGGCGCCGGAATAAGCGCCGAAAGCGGAATAAAAACCTTCAGAGACGGAGACGGTCTCTGGGAAAATCATAATGTAACAGATGTGGCAAGTCCGGAAGGATGGAGAAAAGACAGAGCTTTGGTCCTTGAATTTTACAACCAGAGAAGACGGCAGCTACATGAAGTTCAGCCCAACGAAGCGCATCAGTTACTGGCAGAGCTGGAACAACACTTCGATGTGCAGATCATTACCCAGAATATTGATGATCTTCATGAAAGAGCAGGATCTACCAATATTCTCCATATTCACGGAGAATTGTTCAAATCATGCTCGTGTAATAATAAAGCCTTGGTGTATGAACAGAAAGAAGATATCAATATCGGAGACAAAGCAGAAGATGGGGCGCAATTAAGACCTTTTATCGTTTGGTTTGGAGAAGACGTTCCTTTGTACCATACGGCAAGAGAAATGGTAAAAGAGGCGAATATTCTGCTGGTAATCGGAACCTCTTTGCAGGTATATCCGGCTGCCGGGCTGATTCATGATATCAAAGACGACTGTCTGCTCATTGTTATCAATCCTAATGAAACAGGATTCGGATACGGACAAAGAGCCGTAGTGATGAAAGAAACAGCTACACAAGGAATGAAATTATTGTTTGATAAATTAGTCAATTTAGCCTGA
- a CDS encoding O-acetyl-ADP-ribose deacetylase, whose product MKIELIKGDITKIQADAIVNAANSSLLGGGGVDGAIHRAGGSQILEECKAIRNRQGKCKTGEAVVTNAGNLPAKYIIHTVGPVWNGHEEKESMLLANCYRNSLKLAESLSVKTIAFPNISTGIYRFPKELAGKIAVDEVRKFQSEIIEKVIFVCFDDENEMIYSKLLE is encoded by the coding sequence ATGAAAATTGAATTAATAAAAGGAGACATTACAAAAATTCAAGCTGATGCCATTGTCAATGCAGCCAATTCATCCTTACTTGGCGGAGGTGGAGTAGATGGAGCTATTCATAGAGCTGGAGGGTCTCAGATATTGGAAGAATGCAAAGCGATCAGAAATAGACAAGGAAAATGCAAAACGGGAGAAGCTGTAGTAACCAATGCAGGAAACCTCCCTGCAAAATATATTATTCATACAGTAGGTCCGGTTTGGAATGGCCATGAAGAAAAAGAATCAATGCTTCTGGCCAACTGTTATCGCAATTCTTTGAAATTAGCAGAAAGCCTTAGTGTAAAAACCATTGCTTTTCCTAATATCAGTACAGGAATTTATAGGTTTCCAAAAGAGCTGGCAGGAAAAATAGCAGTAGATGAGGTCAGAAAATTTCAATCAGAAATCATTGAGAAAGTTATTTTTGTCTGTTTTGATGATGAGAATGAAATGATTTACAGTAAATTATTAGAGTAA
- a CDS encoding DUF4291 domain-containing protein, which translates to MNLKLRRYKEQLQDWPQQGYHIMAQYDDEKIIVYQSYRKEIGEFAVKNQFLGGNFSLERMTWIKPNFLWMMYRSGWGRKEDQESVLAIHLKKEAFINYLENAVYSSYNKTLGISRNEWQDQIKQSSVRLQWDPDHDPFGNKLERRAIQIGLRNEFTRSFAKKDIILIENISDFVKEQYRFVLNDNLDNLIIPEEKPLLFDDEGLNKKLNLR; encoded by the coding sequence ATGAATCTTAAATTAAGAAGATATAAAGAACAATTACAAGACTGGCCTCAACAGGGTTATCACATCATGGCTCAATATGATGATGAGAAAATTATAGTGTATCAGTCTTATAGAAAAGAAATTGGAGAATTTGCTGTTAAAAATCAATTTCTTGGTGGAAATTTCAGTTTAGAAAGAATGACGTGGATAAAACCTAATTTCCTTTGGATGATGTATCGTAGTGGTTGGGGAAGGAAAGAAGATCAGGAAAGTGTTTTAGCAATTCATTTGAAGAAAGAAGCATTTATAAACTATTTGGAAAATGCGGTATATTCCTCTTACAATAAAACCTTAGGTATCTCCAGGAATGAATGGCAGGATCAGATAAAACAATCATCAGTAAGACTGCAGTGGGATCCGGATCATGATCCTTTTGGAAATAAGCTGGAACGACGAGCAATACAGATCGGCTTGCGGAATGAATTCACCCGTTCTTTTGCTAAGAAAGATATTATTCTCATTGAAAATATTTCAGATTTTGTGAAGGAACAATATCGGTTTGTACTGAATGATAATTTAGATAATCTGATCATTCCTGAAGAAAAGCCCTTATTATTTGATGATGAGGGTTTAAATAAAAAACTCAATTTAAGATGA
- a CDS encoding TIGR02452 family protein yields the protein MTNKGMAKDTLDILAKKYYINEHNEKINIENELEISKKETSLFTPEQLSEMKDSPMRQAHFDTKIETWKCSSLKAILQLAEEEDQEKIMCLNFASAKNPGGGFINGAEAQEESLARTSGLYQSLLQGWDYYRIHRAMESCFYTDTMIYSPKVPVFRKDKGELLPKPVLCNFITSPAVNAGVVKRQEPEKAHEISDAMDVRMDKMLSLALHQGNEVLILGAWGCGVFKNDPEDIAGLFRKHLQGKYKNKFKRVVFAVLTKKEEMLKPFEEIQ from the coding sequence ATGACTAATAAAGGAATGGCAAAAGATACTTTGGATATCTTAGCTAAAAAATATTATATTAACGAACATAACGAAAAAATAAATATAGAAAATGAGCTGGAAATCAGTAAAAAAGAAACCTCTCTTTTCACTCCGGAACAGCTTTCTGAAATGAAAGATTCTCCAATGCGGCAAGCCCATTTTGATACAAAAATTGAAACATGGAAATGCAGTTCTTTAAAAGCAATTTTACAATTAGCCGAAGAAGAGGATCAGGAAAAAATCATGTGTCTGAACTTTGCATCAGCAAAAAATCCTGGTGGCGGCTTTATCAATGGAGCAGAAGCACAGGAAGAAAGTCTGGCAAGAACTTCAGGGCTATACCAGAGCCTGCTTCAGGGTTGGGATTATTATAGAATTCACCGTGCAATGGAATCCTGTTTTTATACTGATACCATGATTTACAGCCCGAAAGTTCCGGTATTCAGAAAAGATAAAGGAGAGCTGCTTCCTAAGCCTGTTCTGTGTAATTTTATCACTTCTCCGGCAGTCAATGCAGGAGTGGTAAAACGTCAGGAACCGGAAAAGGCACATGAAATTTCCGATGCGATGGATGTCAGAATGGATAAAATGCTTTCGTTGGCCCTACATCAGGGAAATGAAGTTTTGATCTTAGGGGCATGGGGATGCGGGGTTTTCAAAAATGATCCAGAAGATATTGCAGGATTATTCAGGAAGCATCTTCAGGGGAAGTATAAAAATAAATTTAAAAGAGTGGTTTTTGCAGTACTTACTAAGAAAGAAGAAATGCTGAAACCGTTTGAAGAAATACAATGA